A genomic region of Macaca thibetana thibetana isolate TM-01 chromosome 14, ASM2454274v1, whole genome shotgun sequence contains the following coding sequences:
- the C14H11orf71 gene encoding uncharacterized protein C11orf71 homolog yields MALNNVSLSAGDQRSRVAHGSSHSDLRPRASALAMVSGDGFLVSRPEAIHLGPRQALRPSVRAESRRVNGGGRSPTRFINGREPDGRGRSRQARFSPYPGVEPDLLRSVLQQRLIALGGVIAARISV; encoded by the coding sequence ATGGCCCTGAACAATGTGTCCCTGTCCGCCGGTGATCAGAGGAGCAGGGTGGCCCACGGCTCTTCCCACAGCGACCTCAGACCGCGGGCGTCAGCGTTGGCAATGGTCTCTGGAGACGGCTTCCTCGTTTCCAGACCTGAAGCGATTCATCTAGGACCTCGGCAGGCTTTGCGACCAAGCGTTCGTGCCGAGAGCCGTCGAGTGAATGGTGGCGGCCGCAGCCCAACCCGCTTTATAAACGGAAGGGAACCGGATGGCCGGGGCCGGAGCCGCCAGGCCAGATTCTCACCTTACCCTGGCGTTGAACCCGACCTCCTAAGAAGTGTGCTGCAACAGCGTTTGATTGCATTAGGAGGTGTCATCGCGGCTCGAATTTCAGTTTAA
- the RBM7 gene encoding RNA-binding protein 7 isoform X1 — protein MGAAAAEADRTLFVGNLETKVTEELLFELFHQAGPVIKVKIPKDKDGKPKQFAFVNFKHEVSVPYAMNLLNGIKLYGRPIKIQFRSGSSHASQDVSLSYPQHHVGNSSPTSTSPSSRYERTMDNMTSSAQIIQRSFSSPENFQRQAVMNSTLRQMSYGGKFGSPPLDQSGFSPSVQSHSHSFNQSSSSQWRQDTPSSQRKVRMNSHPYLADRHYSREQRYTDHGSDHHYRGNRDDFFYEDRNHDGWSHDYENRRDSSRDGKWRSSRH, from the exons atgggggcggcggcggcggaagCGGATCGGACTCTCTTTGTGGGCAACCTTGAAACGAAAGTGACCGAGGAGCTCCTTTTCGAGCTTTTCCACCAG GCTGGGCCAGTAATAAAGGTGAAAATTCCAAAAGATAAGGATGGTAAACCAAAGCAGTTTGCGTTTGTGAATTTCAAACATGAAGTATCTGTTCCTTATGCAATGAATCTACTTAATGGAATCAAACTTTACGGAAGGCCTATCAAAATTCAATTTAGATCAG GAAGTAGTCATGCCTCGCAAGATGTCAGTTTGTCATATCCCCAGCATCATGTTGGAAATTCAAGCCCTACCTCCACGTCTCCTAGCAG caGGTACGAAAGGACTATGGATAACATGACTTCATCAGCTCAGATAATTCAGAGATCTTTCTCTTCTCCAGAAAATTTTCAGAGACAAGCAGTG ATGAACAGTACTTTGAGACAAATGTCGTATGGTGGAAAATTTGGTTCTCCACCTCTGGATCAGTCAGGATTTTCACCATCAGTTCAATCACACAGTCATAGTTTTAACCAGTCTTCAAGTTCTCAGTGGCGCCAAGATACACCATCATCACAGCGTAAAGTCAGAATGAATTCTCATCCCTACCTAGCAGATAGACATTATAGCCGGGAACAGCGTTACACTGATCATGGTTCTGACCATCATTACAGAGGAAACAGAGATGATTTCTTCTATGAAGATAGGAATCATGATGGCTGGAGCCATGATTATGAAAACAGAAGAGACAGTAGTAGAGATGGAAAATGGCGTTCATCTCGACACTAA
- the RBM7 gene encoding RNA-binding protein 7 isoform X2: MGAAAAEADRTLFVGNLETKVTEELLFELFHQAGPVIKVKIPKDKDGKPKQFAFVNFKHEVSVPYAMNLLNGIKLYGRPIKIQFRSGSSHASQDVSLSYPQHHVGNSSPTSTSPSRYERTMDNMTSSAQIIQRSFSSPENFQRQAVMNSTLRQMSYGGKFGSPPLDQSGFSPSVQSHSHSFNQSSSSQWRQDTPSSQRKVRMNSHPYLADRHYSREQRYTDHGSDHHYRGNRDDFFYEDRNHDGWSHDYENRRDSSRDGKWRSSRH, from the exons atgggggcggcggcggcggaagCGGATCGGACTCTCTTTGTGGGCAACCTTGAAACGAAAGTGACCGAGGAGCTCCTTTTCGAGCTTTTCCACCAG GCTGGGCCAGTAATAAAGGTGAAAATTCCAAAAGATAAGGATGGTAAACCAAAGCAGTTTGCGTTTGTGAATTTCAAACATGAAGTATCTGTTCCTTATGCAATGAATCTACTTAATGGAATCAAACTTTACGGAAGGCCTATCAAAATTCAATTTAGATCAG GAAGTAGTCATGCCTCGCAAGATGTCAGTTTGTCATATCCCCAGCATCATGTTGGAAATTCAAGCCCTACCTCCACGTCTCCTAGCAG GTACGAAAGGACTATGGATAACATGACTTCATCAGCTCAGATAATTCAGAGATCTTTCTCTTCTCCAGAAAATTTTCAGAGACAAGCAGTG ATGAACAGTACTTTGAGACAAATGTCGTATGGTGGAAAATTTGGTTCTCCACCTCTGGATCAGTCAGGATTTTCACCATCAGTTCAATCACACAGTCATAGTTTTAACCAGTCTTCAAGTTCTCAGTGGCGCCAAGATACACCATCATCACAGCGTAAAGTCAGAATGAATTCTCATCCCTACCTAGCAGATAGACATTATAGCCGGGAACAGCGTTACACTGATCATGGTTCTGACCATCATTACAGAGGAAACAGAGATGATTTCTTCTATGAAGATAGGAATCATGATGGCTGGAGCCATGATTATGAAAACAGAAGAGACAGTAGTAGAGATGGAAAATGGCGTTCATCTCGACACTAA